The following are encoded in a window of Mustela nigripes isolate SB6536 chromosome 3, MUSNIG.SB6536, whole genome shotgun sequence genomic DNA:
- the LRRCC1 gene encoding leucine-rich repeat and coiled-coil domain-containing protein 1 isoform X1, protein MKTATASAGICASWTKACGGKGCSAAGSGPRVPQAAAVDSKPPRSRGATAPPGRHTDAVWLPAALLRRNCSSEVPGLEALTNLTRLNLSYNQINDLSGLIPLHGIKHKLRYIDLHSNCIDSIHHLLQCVVGLNFLTNLILEKNGDDNPVCHVPGYRAIMLQTLPQLRILDCKNIFGEPINSSEINSSRLQCLEGLLDNLVSSDSPLNISEDEIIGSMPVVTPPIDEIVPLDQFASPTDTGLTSFISICPSSEPEKVNNENNFHNDMKLQKLDDQILQLLTETSDSLVDNVPEKDLRPKRDTDMTSESDYGNRKECNRRIPRRSKIPYHSKTIQTIKHHSKNNNPFMSCNRKMKPPFFKDLYIRSSLANCNMLEEAEEQKTEIIKVDNSSSEDPTYRTLIEQLEQEREKRWKAEQAEKKLMDYIAELHKHANEKKDIHSLAVLTTDRLREIIFKERNSKVQLEVMVHKLQNEIKKLTIELIKARDQQEDHIRHLRTLEKALEKMERQKGQQQAAQMRLIQEVELKAAAADTEINLLRTSLHQEKEQVQQLHELLALKEQEHRKELETREFFSDAEFQEALAKEVAKEERKHEQDIKEYQEKIDTLNQQYMDLENEFRIALTVEARRFQDVKDGFENVATELAKSKHALVWAQRKENESSSLIKDLTCMVKEQKTKLAEVSKLKQETAANLQNQINTLEILIEDDKQKSIQIELLKHEKVQLISELAAKESLIYGLRTERKVWGHELAQQGSTLALDRGKLEAQIESLYRENESLRKANECDNDALRIKCKIIEDQTETITKLKTCVQEREEQIKILQEKITEIQRCTQEQLDEKSSQLDDIIEKLERHNERKEKLKQQLKVKELELEEIRKAYSTLNQKWHDKGELLSHLEMQVKEVKEKFEDKERKLKAERDKSVELQKDAVEKLHSMDDAFKKQVDAIVEAHHAEIIQLASEKQKYIDSANLKVHRVEEEMRELLQETCKNKKAMEEKIRQLAFALTEIQQEM, encoded by the exons ATGAAGACGGCGACAGCATCTGCGGGGATTTGTGCTTCATGGACAAAGGCCTGCGGAGGTAAAGGGTGCTCCGCAGCCGGGAGCGGCCCGCGCGTTCCGCAGGCGGCCGCCGTAGACAGCAAGCCGCCCCGGAGCCGGGGCGCCACAGCTCCACCCGGACGGCACACCGACGCTGTCTGGCTCCCCGCGGCCTTACTGCGCCGTAACTGCTCTTCTGAAGTGCCAG gacttGAAGCACTAACTAATCTGACTAGACTGAATTTATCTTATAACCAAATAAATGATCTTAGTG GTTTGATTCCCCTTCATGGAATTAAACATAAACTTAGATATATTGACCTACATAGCAATTGTATAGATAGTATCCATCACTTACTTCAGTGTGTGGTAGGATTGAACTTCTTGACTaatcttattttggaaaaaaatggagacGATAACCCTGTCTGTCATGTACCAG GGTACAGAGCAATTATGCTCCAGACGTTGCCACAGCTTAGAATCCTAGACTGCAAGAACATATTTGGTGAGCCAATAAATTCGTCAGAAATAAACTCATCACGCCTACAGTGCTTAGAAGGTCTTTTGGATAACTTAGTTTCTTCTGATTCTCCTCTAAATATAAGTGAAGATGAG ATAATTGGTAGTATGCCAGTGGTAACACCACCCATTGATGAGATAGTTCCCTTGGATCAGTTTGCATCACCAACAGATACTGGTTTGACATCATTTATATCTATATGTCCATCTTCTGAGCCGGAGAAAGTtaacaatgaaaacaattttcataACGACATGAAACTTCAGAAATTAGATGATCAAATTTTACAGCTTCTCACCGAA ACTTCTGATTCTTTAGTAGATAATGTTCCTGAGAAAGATCTCAGACCAAAAAGAGATACAGATATGACTTCTGAAAGTGACTATGGCAACAGAAAAGAATGTAATAGAAGAATTCCTCGAAGATCAAAAATCCCATATCATTCCAAAACTATTCAGACTATTAAGCACCACAGTAAAAACAACAACCCTTTTATGAG CTGTAATCGTAAAATGAAACcacctttctttaaagatttatatataagATCATCTTTAGCAAATTGTAATATgttagaagaagcagaagaacagaagactgaaatcattAAAGTAGACAACAGTAGCTCAGAAGATCCCACTTACCGG ACACTTATTGAACAactagagcaagagagagagaagagatggaaagCTGAACAAGCTGAAAAGAAACTTATGGATTATATTGCTGAACTACACaaacatgcaaatgaaaaaaaagatattcatagCCTGGCTGTACTCACCACAGATAG gctaagggaaattatttttaaagagagaaattcCAAAGTACAGCTCGAAGTTATGGTTCACAaacttcaaaatgaaattaaaaaactaaCTATTGAATTAATTAAAGCAAGAGATCAACAAGAGGATCACATTAGACACTTAAGAACTCTGGAAAAAGCATTAGAAAAAATGGAGAGACAAAAAGGGCAACAGCAAGCAGCACAG ATGCGACTAATCCAAGAGGTGGAGCTCAAAGCTGCCGCGGCTGATACCGAAATAAACTTACTTAGAACTTCTCTTCATCAAGAAAAGGAACAAGTACAGCAACTTCATGAACTTCTTGCATTGAAAGAACAAGAACACAG GAAAGAACTTGAAACAAGGGAGTTTTTCAGTGATGCTGAGTTCCAGGAAGCCTTAGCTAAAGAAGTagctaaagaagaaagaaagcatgagcaggataTAAAAGAATACCAAGAAAAAATTGATACATTAAATCAACAATATATGGATTTAGAAAATGAATTCCGTATTGCTCTAACTGTTGAAGCCAGAAGATTTCAAGAT GTTAAAGATGGTTTTGAAAATGTTGCAACTGAGTTAGCAAAGAGCAAGCATGCTCTTGTTTGGGCCCAAcgaaaagaaaatgaatcttccTCTTTAATTAAAGATCTGACCTGTATGGTGAAggagcaaaaaacaaaacttgcagAAGTTTCGAAATTAAAACAGGAAACAGCAGCAAATTTACAG AATCAAATCAACACCCTTGAAATCCTGATTGAAGATGACAAGCAGAAGAGTATTCAAATAGAACTTCTCAAGCATGAAAAAGTCCAGCTTATTTCTGAGCTAGCCGCCAAGGAATCGCTAATTTATGGTttaaggacagaaagaaaagtaTGGGGACATGAGCTGGCACAACAGg GATCAACTCTAGCCTTAGATCGTGGGAAATTAGAGGCTCAGATTGAAAGCTTATATAGAGAGAATGAATCTTTGAGAAAGGCAAATGAATGTGATAATGACGCATTAAGAATTAAGTGCAAAATCATAGAAGACCAAACTGAAAccattacaaaattaaaaacc tgtgtacaagaaagagaagaacaaatcaaaatattacaagaaaagatCACTGAAATACAAAGATGTACTCAAGAACAACTTGATGAGAAATCTTCACAACTGGATGACATAATTGAAAAACTGGAAAgacacaatgaaagaaaagaaaaactaaaacaacagtTGAAAGTAAAGGAATTAGAActtgaagaaattagaaaagctTACAG TACACTTAATCAGAAATGGCATGATAAAGGAGAGCTTCTAAGTCATCTTGAAATGCAAgtaaaagaagtgaaagaaaaatttgaagacaaggaaaggaaacttAAAGCAGAAAGAGACAAAAGTGTTGAACTACAAAA